In Euwallacea similis isolate ESF13 chromosome 5, ESF131.1, whole genome shotgun sequence, a single window of DNA contains:
- the LOC136408948 gene encoding enhancer of split mgamma protein-like translates to MMSTTVEEPQPISRTYQYRKVMKPMLERKRRARINRCLDELKELMVTALQSEGENVSKLEKADILELTVRHLHKLRRQQRLTYNPIMDADRFRAGYTHCANEVSRCLAATPGVDVHLGTKLMTHLGHRLNEMDKVSPLVINVSNPYTPPGSPNLESSTATSTAYSLPLTPASSTSSRQTPSPSQPIDCTTTGLLKVAMQDEKVWRPW, encoded by the coding sequence ATGATGTCAACTACAGTTGAAGAGCCACAGCCAATATCCAGGACCTACCAGTACCGGAAAGTGATGAAGCCGATGCTGGAAAGGAAAAGGAGAGCGCGAATCAATCGATGTTTAGACGAACTCAAAGAGTTGATGGTGACTGCTTTGCAGAGCGAAGGAGAGAATGTTTCCAAGTTGGAGAAAGCAGATATTCTGGAGTTAACCGTGAGGCATCTGCATAAATTGCGAAGGCAACAACGCCTCACTTACAACCCCATCATGGATGCAGATCGCTTTCGGGCTGGATACACACACTGTGCTAATGAAGTATCCAGGTGTTTGGCAGCCACTCCTGGGGTGGACGTGCACTTGGGAACCAAACTGATGACCCATCTGGGACATCGCCTCAATGAAATGGATAAAGTGTCTCCTTTAGTGATCAACGTGTCCAATCCCTACACCCCTCCAGGCTCTCCGAACCTGGAAAGTTCCACAGCTACCTCCACAGCTTATTCGTTGCCTCTAACACCTGCCTCCTCAACTTCTTCGAGGCAGACCCCATCACCCAGTCAGCCCATTGACTGCACCACTACGGGTCTATTAAAAGTGGCGATGCAGGACGAGAAGGTGTGGCGACCTTGGTGA